Proteins encoded in a region of the Eschrichtius robustus isolate mEscRob2 chromosome 14, mEscRob2.pri, whole genome shotgun sequence genome:
- the GAL3ST1 gene encoding galactosylceramide sulfotransferase translates to MPLPQKKRWESMAKGLVLGALFTSFLLLLYSYAVPPLHTGLASTTPEGAAPCSPALSEPEARTPANGSAGGCQPRRDIVFMKTHKTASSTLLNILFRFGQKHGLKFAFPNGRNDFDYPAFFARSLVQDYRPGACFNIICNHMRFHYDEVRGLVPPNATFITVLRDPARLFESSFHYFGSVVPFTWKLSGRDKLAEFLQDPDRYYDPHGYNAHYLRNLLFFDLGYDSDLDPRSPQVQEHILEVERRFHLVLLQEYFDESLVLLKDLLCWELEDVLYFKLNARRASAVPRLSGELYRRATAWNVLDARLYRHFNASFWRKVEAFGRERMAREVAALRHANERMRRICIDGGHAVDATAIQDSAMQPWQPLGTKSILGYNLKKSIGRRHAQLCRRMLTPEIQYLMDLGVNLWVTKLWKLIRDFLQW, encoded by the exons ATGCCGCTGCCGCAGAAGAAGCGCTGGGAGTCCATGGCCAAGGGGCTGGTGCTGGGAGCACTCTTCACCAGCTTCCTGCTACTGCTGTACTCCTACGCCGTCCCCCCGCTGCACACTGGCCTGGCCTCCAC GACCCCCGAGGGCGCAGCACCCTGCTCCCCcgccctgagtgagccagaggcacGGACCCCGGCCAACGGCTCGGCGGGAGGCTGCCAGCCGAGGCGCGACATCGTGTTCATGAAGACGCACAAGACGGCCAGCAGCACGCTGCTCAACATCCTGTTCCGCTTCGGCCAGAAGCACGGGCTCAAGTTCGCCTTCCCCAACGGCCGCAACGACTTCGACTACCCGGCCTTTTTCGCACGCAGCCTGGTGCAGGACTACCGGCCCGGGGCCTGCTTCAACATCATCTGCAACCACATGCGCTTCCACTACGACGAGGTCCGGGGCCTGGTGCCGCCCAACGCCACCTTCATCACTGTGCTCCGCGACCCCGCCCGCCTCTTCGAGTCCTCCTTCCACTACTTCGGCTCCGTGGTGCCCTTCACGTGGAAACTCTCGGGCCGCGACAAGCTGGCCGAGTTCCTGCAGGACCCAGACCGCTACTACGACCCCCACGGCTACAACGCCCACTACCTCCGCAACCTGCTCTTCTTCGACCTGGGCTACGACAGCGACCTGGACCCCCGCAGCCCGCAGGTGCAGGAGCACATCCTGGAGGTGGAGCGCCGCTTCCACCTCGTGCTCCTGCAGGAGTATTTCGACGAGTCGCTGGTGCTGCTCAAGGACCTGCTGTGCTGGGAGCTGGAGGACGTGCTCTACTTCAAGCTCAATGCCCGCCGCGCCTCGGCAGTGCCGCGCCTCTCCGGCGAGCTGTACCGGCGCGCCACGGCCTGGAACGTGCTGGACGCCCGCCTCTACCGCCACTTCAACGCCAGCTTCTGGCGCAAGGTGGAGGCCTTTGGGCGCGAGCGCATGGCCCGCGAGGTGGCCGCCCTGCGGCACGCCAACGAGCGCATGCGCCGCATCTGCATCGACGGCGGCCACGCGGTGGACGCCACCGCCATCCAGGACTCGGCCATGCAGCCCTGGCAGCCGCTGGGCACCAAATCCATCCTGGGCTATAACCTCAAGAAGAGCATTGGGCGGCGGCACGCGCAGCTCTGTCGGCGCATGCTCACGCCCGAGATCCAGTACCTGATGGACCTGGGCGTCAACCTGTGGGTCACCAAGCTCTGGAAGCTCATCCGGGACTTCCTGCAGTGGTGA
- the LOC137776177 gene encoding LOW QUALITY PROTEIN: putative SEC14-like protein 6 (The sequence of the model RefSeq protein was modified relative to this genomic sequence to represent the inferred CDS: substituted 1 base at 1 genomic stop codon), producing the protein MGGAASWAEDRCSAGSHRVGPALRTSQLDPIPTTVGGMSGQEARSFDLEKSDDMLWKHVKFRKQQDLHNILEWQPPEVVRLYNANGICGHDSEGSPVWYHIIRGLDLRGLLLSVSRQELLRAEFQSCELLLQECEQQSQEVRNKVEKIIAVFDFEGLSQRHLWKPGVEFAQEFLTALEANYPEMLKNIIVVRASKLFPVAFNLIKPYITEEMRRKVVIPGDNWKQELPKFISPDQLPVEFGGIMADPDGNPKCLTKINYGGKVPRSYYLRNQVRVQYEHQVTVGQGSSLQVENEILFPGCVLRWQFSSDEADIGFGVFLKTRTGERXRAGEMMEVLPSQRHNTHLVPEDGSLTCLQAGVYLREGVGVCASS; encoded by the exons ATGGGCGGGGCTGCCAGCTGGGCAGAAGACAGGTGTTCTGCAGGGAGCCACAGAGTGGGGCCCGCACTCAGGACCAGCCAGCTGGACCCCATACCCACCACTGTAGGGGGAATGAGCGGGCAAGAGG CTCGGAGCTTTGACCTGGAGAAATCCGATGACATGCTGTGGAAG CATGTGAAGTTCCGGAAGCAACAGGATCTGCACAACATCCTTGAGTGGCAGCCCCCAGAG GTTGTCAGGCTGTACAACGCCAACGGCATCTGCGGCCACGACAGCGAGGGCAGCCCCGTGTGGTACCACATCATCAGAGGCCTGGACCTCAGGGGCCTCCTCCTCTCCGTCTCCAGACAAGAGCTGCTCAGGGCCGAGTTCCAGAGCTGCGAGCTGCTCCTGCAGGAGTgtgagcagcagagccaggaggtAAGG aaTAAAGTGGAGAAAATCATAGCTGTTTTTGATTTCGAGGGGCTGAGCCAGAGGCATCTGTGGAAGCCAGGAGTGGAGTTTGCCCAGGAG TTTCTCACAGCACTCGAGGCAAATTACCCTGAGATGTTGAAGAATATAATTGTTGTGAGAG CTTCCAAGCTGTTCCCAGTGGCCTTCAACCTGATCAAGCCGTACATAACTGAGGAGATGCGCAGGAAGGTGGTGATTCCTGGAG ACAACTGGAAGCAAGAGCTGCCCAAGTTCATCAGCCCTGACCAGCTGCCTGTGGAGTTTGGGGGGATCATGGCTGACCCCGATGGCAACCCCAAGTGCCTGACCAAG ATCAACTACGGGGGCAAGGTGCCCAGGAGCTACTACCTGCGCAACCAGGTGAGGGTGCAGTACGAGCACCAGGTGACCGTGGGCCAAGGCTCCTCCCTGCAGGTGGAGAACGAGATCCTGTTCCCGGGCTGTGTGCTTAG GTGGCAGTTCTCATCGGACGAGGCGGACATCGGCTTCGGGGTTTTCCTGAAGACCAGGACGGGGGAGCGGTAGCGGGCCGGGGAGATGATGGAGGTTCTGCCCAGCCAGCGCCACAACACCCACCTGGTGCCCGAGGATGGGAGCCTCACCTGCCTCCAGGCCGGCGTCT ATCTCAGGGAGGGTGTGGGAGTCTGTGCTAGCTCCTAG
- the LOC137776308 gene encoding LOW QUALITY PROTEIN: SEC14-like protein 3 (The sequence of the model RefSeq protein was modified relative to this genomic sequence to represent the inferred CDS: inserted 1 base in 1 codon; substituted 2 bases at 2 genomic stop codons) gives MGGRVGDLSPKQAETLAKFRENVQDVLPALPNPDDCFLLRWLXAQNFDLQKSEAMFHKYMEFRKTMDIDHIXDWQPPEVIQKYMPGALCGYDHDGCPVWYDIIGPLDPKGLLFSVTKQDLLKTKMRDCECILRECDLQTERLGRKIETIMMIFDCEGLGLKHFWKPLVEVYQEFFDLLEENYPETLKFMLIVEATKLFPVGYNLMKPFLSEDTHRKIIVLGNNWKEGLLKLISPEELPAQFGGALTDPDGGPKYLTKQAHLALCLQINYGGEIPKSMYMRDQVKTQYEHLVQISRSSSHQVEYEILFPGCVLRWQFSSDGADIGFGVFLKTKVGEWQRAGEMTEVQRSQRYNAHLVPEDGSLTCTEARVYVLRFDNTYSFVHTKKVSYTVXVLLPDEGMQKYDKELTPV, from the exons ATGGGTGGCCGAGTCGGAGACCTGAGCCCCAAGCAGGCAGAGACCCTGGCCAAG TTCCGAGAAAATGTCCAGGATGTGTTGCCTGCCCTGCCCAACCCAGATGACTGTTTCCTTCTGCGCTGGCTCTGAG CTCAGAATTTTGACCTGCAGAAATCAGAGGCCATGTTCCACAAG TACATGGAGTTCCGGAAGACCATGGACATTGACCACA CTGATTGGCAGCCCCCCGAG GTGATCCAGAAGTACATGCCTGGGGCCCTGTGTGGCTATGACCATGACGGCTGCCCTGTGTGGTATGACATCATCGGGCCACTTGACCCCAAGGGCCTGCTTTTCTCTGTCACCAAGCAGGACCTGCTCAAGACCAAGATGAGGGACTGTGAGTGCATCCTGCGCGAGTGTGACCTGCAGACAGAGCGG CTGGGGAGGAAAATTGAGACCATCATGATGATATTTGACTGTGAAGGCCTGGGGCTGAAGCACTTCTGGAAACCCCTGGTGGAAGTGtaccaggag TTCTTTGACCTCCTTGAAGAGAATTACCCAGAGACCCTGAAGTTCATGCTCATTGTGGAAG CCACCAAACTGTTCCCTGTGGGATACAACCTCATGAAGCCCTTCTTGAGTGAGGACACTCACAGGAAAATTATAGTGTTGGGAA ACAACTGGAAGGAAGGTTTGCTGAAACTCATCAGTCCTGAGGAACTGCCTGCCCAGTTTGGGGGGGCCCTGACCGACCCAGATGGGGGCCCCAAATACTTAACTAAG CAAGCCCATCTTGCTCTGTGTCTGCAAATCAACTATGGTGGGGAGATCCCCAAGTCCATGTACATGCGGGACCAGGTGAAGACTCAGTACGAACACTTGGTGCAGATCAGCCGCAGCTCCTCGCACCAGGTGGAGTACGAGATCCTGTTCCCAGGCTGTGTCCTCAG GTGGCAGTTCTCATCGGACGGTGCAGACATCGGCTTCGGGGTTTTCCTAAAGACCAAGGTGGGGGAGTGGCAACGGGCTGGGGAGATGACGGAGGTGCAGCGCAGCCAGCGCTACAACGCCCACCTGGTGCCCGAGGATGGGAGCCTCACCTGCACGGAAGCTCGCGTCT ATGTCCTGCGCTTTGACAACACCTATAGCTTTGTCCACACCAAGAAGGTCAGCTACACAGTGTAGGTGCTGCTCCCGGATGAGGGCATGCAGAAATACGACAAGGAGCTCACCCCTGTCTAG